The nucleotide sequence aagttATTTTcccaaaaaaattcctgtattttggaggaagatgcagcggtatttaaatatcttttatgtttctgtgtctccaagtgctttgaaatatcattcttcccgccatgcgaaatagaaaattcaccattgcaTTTcttacattttaccatgtaatcgcttttggttttttaaataaaaggaaattcacttcttagatcattgttgaatttgcatcctcttactcatgttaaaaatctaaaaaattttaaaaaattatattataaattattatatacatattgcttaaagacacagcaagtaggtacataatacatgaacatattttattgttagtttttaaattaaattaatttgattgttataaagtaactatattttaaaaattattttaatcctatatttctttctaaataataacaatactgtgatttttttctctgaatttgccgtaaCGTAAGTtgtaagtgtcactttcaaggccggtgctagactttttgccgccactataaaatataaataatacgagtactgtctgctaaattcaagaaaatttatgtatttatgaaataaataaataaataatttacctaaattatctgaatagccgATTTGTTGACATCCCTTGTTTAAccagcactagcacgcagtacgatgtgtctcgtctgagagacagttgcaaaatgttttcgtcgttgccaatgccaaaaaatgccattgttcattaagtccaaacaatggtggtggaattctaacaactgatcaacaatgcgaactttgataagcagttcttgataatcagttctcaacaattatttgttattattaaagtttaacattataaaattaacaaaaataatataaaactcatatcctggctaaatagccacatggcagccgaaaaccgtatattcccttcccgttctccgccgttccctagcttgtcgtgcattctttccaaaaatcgggacttttttaaaacgccgcgggacAAACTGTTTACAATCGAGACTGTCCCACGTCTGGCCACCTTaggatgaaaaaaaattttaaactgccatcaagtcggttcatcCACGCAGAGTGACCCcgtggattagaactgctccgtagtctTTCCGAGCCTGtccatctttaagggagcagccagcctcggcACCTGTATTATTTTTTGCACCTCCATTGTGTGAAGGCACCGCCATTTGTCCCTCCCGCTTGACGGGAAGGCCGCTGGGCCGCTGAGAGCTGTCTTTCCGTGTACGCATGTTCCTGGGAGTGGGACTGCAGGATCCGCTGCAGCAACCCTGAGCCGGGAGAGCAGATGGGACCCCAACTGAGCGTGCGCCCCACCCCGAGCCCCCAGCCACCCCACGGAAGGGTCCCGGGGCAGGGCACAGACGATGAGTTCAACAGAGGCCCTGCGTGGAGGCGCGGAGTGTGGAGCGCACCCGTGCTTTCTGCTCGAGTTTCCCGTGGGCTTCGGGTCGCCTCTCCTCCGCGGTCAGGGCAGCCTCGCCGCCGCCAGGGCCGGGGCCCGGCGCCCACTGCGTCCGCCCGCGAGGCTGGGGTCTGCACCCGCGGAGCCTGGGGGCGGCGGGCCCTGACCAGCACCGCGCGCCTGCAGGGGCTTCCGGGACCTGCGTGCGCTTCTCGCCCACCTGGCATGGGCTGGGCATGGCCGCGCAGGTGACCCCGACGCCGGGACCCCTCCCCCCTCAGGGTGGCCCTTCGCACGAGGCTGGGCTCGCTTGCTTGTCTCACAGAGAAGGTGTCTTCTGAGTGGAAGCTTCCAGAGAGGGCCTGTTTGAGTGGGGAGAACTCTCCTTAGGAAGaaaaggctgggggtggggggtgggggtgggcagtctTATATTGGTCAGCCACTAGGCAGCCAAGAGGCCTGTCATCCGACCAGGGGATTAAGGTCCAGGGGTTTTCCACACCCCTCCTGGTCACCTCAAACAGAGGACTCCTCTCGTTGATGACTGGAGGTTTGGCCACCAACAATCTCCCTTCTTCCTCCACTTTTCCCAGGCCACCACACCTGATCCTAGGCAGCGCCCAGGAGGGCTTCCAGAAGGCTTAGACCTCTCCCTGGCCATGCCTGGACCCAGCCTTGCCGTGGTTTCAGGGAAGGTCCAGGGACTTCGGAGAGCTGATGAGGACAGAGCTTATCTCTGCTCCCCATCGCATCGCAGCAGCCTGAGAGAGGAGTGGCTGACAGGCAGACTGAGCCTCATCCACAAAAAGTGGGAGAGCTGGGATTCAAACTCTCGTACAGCCTCACAGGTCTGTCTGACTCCGCTGTGCTGGATGCCCCTCAAGGCTGGCCCTCGGGGGGCTGTGGTAGGATCTCAGAGGAAAAGAACTCCCTGTGTGGTGAACTGCATTGGTCTGAACCTATCCTGTGGGCCCTGAGAAAGCCCCAGATTCTCCTCCTGCAGCCAGCTCTCCAACAGAATACAGACTGGCCGGCCATCGGAGGGTGAAAATCAGGGCCACTGAAATGGGCCAGATCTAAAAATGACCCTCTCTCCCTTTTATGCAGAGCAGCCTCCATGGCACAGTGAGctgctcgttgggctgctaacctttctgcaagagagaaagctgaggttttctcctcccgtGGAGAGTgactctcagaaactcccagcggCCACTCACCCTGTCCTATGAAttcacatgatggcagtgagtttggtttggggttttgaaaaATCAGGTCTTAACACGACAACAGCAAACTATCTTCACAAAGAACAGACCCCAGGTGCTTCACTGCCTGTAGGTGCTCCTCAGATCTGTTAGTTCCCTACCAACAGGTATGTGAGACTTCCAGTACAccactgtggtggttacataatctgttgtcaatttgaaatttaggagtgaatggggtggactttagcctgtcaatcaggtagcagcttgatgacctcctctgGAGGCACTaagataaatagctcgttggaggcaggacacacgcacactccctgagagacattcctgttgacaagccatatggagagaagctgatggagccagagctgagGAGCTACCTGgagtcccctgccagcactgagatgcttccaccaccactggacccacaaaactttccacccactgacctgtgatcttcctgcattcggtgccattgcatgtgttgtgtgagtctgaagaggaatttatagactggtatcagacatatggactaatattggacttatggactggaactggactgggctgctttcttaatatacaattgctctttgatatacaactctctcttacacacatacgagtgtctatgcatttgcttctctagtccacccacacTCACACAACCACCATCACTTGCTTGCAGTTTGCTGCAAAACTTACAGAAGAAGAGGTATGTATCCCTGGAGGCCTGCTATGACTGCTTCTGAGAGGTAACACCAGAACTCTCCGGTTTCATGAGTATGTATCCGTGGGAAGAGTAAGCATCTTGGGAGAGTTCCTAACTTCAAAAGCTCTTGTCTGCCCCTCAGGCCTGGCAGACTCAGACCCCAAAGATTCTAGCCCAGAGTTCTCCAGACCCAGCAAGCCCAGGCCCCAACCTCCTGGCAGATGGTCTTGTCTATTGGTTCATACTAGATAGGGACCCCTTCTGTGGATCTAGGAAGGTCTTTCAAACCATGTTGCTTAATGAGATGCATGTAGGAAAGCTATTTTGAGACTTGAGGATTTGGCTGTGGGCCTCAGAGACTCTGTGTCCCCCTCTGAGAAGGGCAGAGGGACATGCACTGGTGGTGGACAAGAAGCACCAGCGAGTGCTTCAGACTTGCTTGGCCTTCCGAGTTCCATTGTAGCTTCTGTTCAAGAGAAGATCTCTGTCAATCCCCTTCCCAGCCCCTCTGGTCCCCAACTTCATTCCCTCCTTGGGGGAGGTGGATGGAACCACTGCCATTTCCACAATCTCTTGGCTGACTTCTGGAGTGTGAGGGGGCAGGAAAAGCCGCCGTGTGCGCAATTCCAAGCCTTCACttcaataagtaaataaaatacgTTAATCCCCTGTTTATTAGAACATAATTTATGTCCCTGCTCCCCTTCAAGTTGCATTTGTCAAACTAAAGATCTTAAAACAGTAGGACcaagttttaattttttattatttacttttgaGAACCAAGTTTTTAACACGTGAATGTTTCTCACCGACAAAGTTCATTGGTCGTCCTTCTGGGCAACATTCTCCAAAATGGCACTGCCTTTGATCAAGATGAAAGGGAATGTGTTTGTTGCAGTGGTTTTCTCAGTGGGCCTGTCTGGGGTAGACCAGGAAGTTCAAAGGCATACTTTTCCTCTTTCTGACAAATCAGCTTAATTGGAATTGGGTACAGGAATGGGGAGAGGCCAGCACATCTGGAAAGCTGAGTGAATACACATAGCTGAATGGGGGAGATAGCACAGCCCTAGCTTCGCGGGGACTGCTGGGTATGAACTGCTGGTCACTTGGGGATTGGAGCCTGTTTTCAGGGGTGATCATGTGATAGTCACTAGATATTGACACTGCTATCTAGGGATGTGACAGACGGCCAAGCTCTTCCTTCTACTTCTAATCTGTTCAAAGCAAGTACAGGTAGACATCAACATCACCCCAGACTGTGCACCTGAGCCAATATGCTTTTCTTACACTTCGAGTGGCAGGCCCCTGAGGACGATTCCACAAGGCTCATGAGATGCCCTGTGCCTGGGGGAAGTGCGGTGGAGGGGGGCtttcgggggggggggaacaaagaCTACTGTGACATGATTTAGGGCTTTGgccacttttattttctttctttttgttgttgttgttgtttacagtTAATTCCACATTTaaaagacttcattaagcacaatGGCTCTGGCTAGACCCCAGATGAGCTGCTGAAGATGGGGCTGGCTAGTCTGGACAGATTGCACCGAGACCTCTGTGTCGGGATGCCGCTGGACTGCAGGACTGGAGTGAGGATGAGGAGCTTGCAGAGTCTACCTGAGACTCGATTGTGCCTTTGGAACAGCTGTTCACGACACAGGACGGCAAAGCACGGGCGTGCGCATGTCCCCACACATGCACCACAGTGAGGTCACCCACAGGGCTCATGACATACGCAAGCATGAAAATGTATCTTACACAGCAGACCCCGAGCCAACACAGTTCCACCAGACTCCCACTTGGCAAGGACATGAAATTAACTTTACTAAGATGTTTCCAACGGCACTAGTATGGTGAGAGTTTCTCTTTGAAATACACGCTGCAAAAATATTTCACTTTCTAGTCTGAATGCTGTACATAAAAAGCTCTCTGTTCTTGCGACACTTTACACACATTCACTTAGCTGTCtttactcacccacacacaacccttCTTTTCTTGAGGCTTTAGACCATATCGATCTggcacttaaaaatatatatcacatGTGAGTCTCTGGTTTTCGTTAGGGGAATGGTGGTCCTCCGTAAGGATATGATTCTGTTAGTAAGGCAAAATTATGCAATGTGGCGATGCCATGGGGTTTGGGTCTGTTATGAAGCATGAAGATTAAATCACTGAGGGCTGTTTCATTATGAAACCTGGCCGCGATTGCCAAGGACCGGCTGCTTCTCGTGTCAAGCAGATGCGAGCAGCTTTTCTGCTGCCTTGATCTTGAAGTCATTTCTGAAACATTGTCATCGCAGTACTTTCGGGTCCCGGGGACCATGCAACAGAGCAGACTGACCTTCTCCTCTGAGATTCAAGCTCAGCTTGGCCATCGAAGGGGCATTAAACCCCAGGCCCTGTTGTCGGGCCGTGCGTGGGAATTAAAAGGGCTGGGCTTTTTCATTCTGAGGGCCGAGCATCTGATGCTCCCGGAAGGAGACTGACATCGTTTGCACTTTTGGTCACGGACATATGAAAAGGACGGGGTTTTCTGATCTAACATTAAAAACCACGATCTCCAGTTCTACAGCCTGGTGGTACCGGGCGGGCCCCACGTGATGGAGCTGCCGCCTCAGAGGAATCCTTCCCGCCACGTCGTGTCCCTGACCAGGCAGCTGCAGCACTGTATGGcgggccaccagctgctgcagtTCAAGGGCTCCACACTGGCCTTGGTCATCATCACCTTAGAGTTGGATAGGCTCGTGCCCGATTGGTTCACTCCTCCTACATCTGATCTGCTAAAGAAACACAGGCAGACATCAATTTTGCCCCAGACCAGGATCTGAGAGCTGTGCCTCCTCATCCCCACAGGACACCCAGAACCCTCTTGGCCATTGTAGGTTCCAGAGGTGCTCTGACTACCATGATTCTGGAAAAAAGAGTCTGACTTAACTATTGGCCATGCCCTTTTGGCTGGGGAGATGGGATCCTTGTTTCCTGCAGCTGACCAGTGGTGGTGGCTTTCATCTGCCCGTGAAACACTGAGCTTCAGGTTGGCAAGTGTGAATTCCAAACTCTAtggtagaccagtccctggagaagggcgtcatgcttggtaacattGGGTAGAGAAAGAGATGAAGCCCccccagtgagatggatggacaccacaGCTGCCACAGCAGGCTCCAGAATagcaccattgtgaggatggcacaggactgggcagtgttttgttctgttgtgcataggattgctatACATTGGggcccacttgatggcacctgccaATGTCACCACCCTCCGTATAAGGGTGTAGTGCCAGACACTGGGGCACAACAAAGACAGGGATGGGGAAGGGGGTGTCAGAATGCCTGGGGATGGGCAGGTTAAGATGGAAGGCATGGTTAGGCAGATGGCGCTTTTATGGAGGTTCAAGATGGATGTCCCTGAGATGGCACCGTTAATGCTTTGTAAACCTCCCTGAGGTTGCTTCACTCTGACACTCAACTGCTTGTTCATTTAGGCTGCACTGTGGTTCAAGACTGGCCACTCCGCTTTAATGACAGACCAGCACTGGCCAGGTCAATCACTGCCGGGAACTTGCCACTGCACTGACATTTGATCATTATGCTGCAGAGACTGCTTTGTTTCACCTGTTGGCtagcctggagaagcacatcaggcTTCCTCCTTGGTCAGACTGAGTTCTTTCGCTGATTTAAATAATTATCTGAACCACTGAGAAAGCATTCTGCGTGGAATCCTTTGGAGAATTAGGGAAATATAAGCAAGTCAGGAAGGATCACTAGAGCTAAGACTGGTCCAAAGTCTCCCAAGTCACACTCTGCCTCCGTTTCCCCCCTTGGGCCTGAGACTAGGAGGCTGGAAGCTCAGTGGAACCTCgtttttccttcctccccagcAAGGGTTGGTGCATTGGTGGCTGAGAGCACTGGACTACGAGGCCAGATTCAAAACCCAAATCAAGGCTatcaagtcaaatctgactcatagtgaccgtgtagGGCGGGGTAGAATGACCACCACGGgtccccaagactgtaactctctatgagagcagaaagccttatctttctcccatggagtaactggtggttttgaactgctcaccttggagtTAGCAACCTAACACCTAAcctttatgccaccaggactccctacaaggtcagaagttg is from Tenrec ecaudatus isolate mTenEca1 chromosome 2, mTenEca1.hap1, whole genome shotgun sequence and encodes:
- the CCNI2 gene encoding LOW QUALITY PROTEIN: cyclin-I2 (The sequence of the model RefSeq protein was modified relative to this genomic sequence to represent the inferred CDS: substituted 3 bases at 3 genomic stop codons) encodes the protein MAAQLIPHLKDFIKHNGSGXTPDELLKMGLASLDRLHRDLCVGMPLDYXHRLHFWSRTYEKDGVFXSNIKNHDLQFYSLVVPGGPHVMELPPQRNPSRHVVSLTRQLQHCMAGHQLLQFKGSTLALVIITLELDRLVPDWFTPPTSDLLKKHRQTSILPQTRI